The Lonchura striata isolate bLonStr1 chromosome 6, bLonStr1.mat, whole genome shotgun sequence nucleotide sequence CGTCGGAAGGAGAGACGCTGTTCTGTTGGAGGGACCACAACAGGTGATGACACCACAGCCTGCACTGTCTGAGTGTGCACAGCTCGTATCTCAGCTCAGACTAAAACAgcctccctcctcttcctccacttGTTCTTCCCTGACTGAAGGACTGTTTCTCTTCAAGCCCCTTTCAAGCCGTCTCTGATGAGATGGCAGACCTGGTCTAGTACTGATGAAACCCCATGTGTTGCATCAAGAAGTACAACAGCAGAGATTACAGATTACAGGAATAAAAAGAGAATGTTTGACAACACAGTTATTGACAGTGTTTAACGCTAAGGAAAAACTGTGTTGATCAGGTAAGGCAAAAACcttacagattttaaaaattaggtgAGGCAAAGACAAGTCAGTCCAAATTATTCCCTTGGAAGAtgaattagctttttttttccactgtgcaTATAACTTATGAAGAGAAATGCATGAGATTCACCTAATAAGTCACATAGCTGCTGCTTTAGGTGCAAGTCCCTAGAAGTTCTACCACTGTACACTGCTGACTTACCATCCCCTTTGGCTGGGACCAGGTAATTTGTGCTTGcttaaagtaatttatttcaaCATTCTTTTACCTCCTCAACTGGCCTCCTGCGCAGACAGTGGGGATTGAAGCCGTTGACATGCAGCACATGAATGGCACATTTAATACTCAGGTGATGCAGCTGACTGGTGACTTTCAGGAAGAGAAGATCATTCTGTGAAGAAGAGAGACTTTCAgaacacaaaccaaaacagataTTCTCCCCAAGAAGAAAGAGTTTAAGTTCACTGTGTAGTTTTATGTAACGCTACACTAACTGTCATTTAGGAAAGATGAAAGTTTATACTTAAAagagggtttgggttttgttagGGTGGAAGTTTGAAGGGGGTTCTGGTGTTGGtttgttggggctttttttcccattgcaCCAGAGCAACACCTGGCTAAAAAAATGAGGGCAGGAATGTAGCCTTTTAAGGACAATCCAGGACTTAATTATCCAGACTTGGGATGAGAATGGGAAGAAAACACACAGTGGCTGTGTGTGGTTCATGGTGTGCTGTGGATGTAGTCAGAGCTGTACAAATCACTGGATTTTCTGCTGTTACTTTGCTGAATATTGTTGCTAACTTAATGTGGAGAACAAGCTCCAGAGGTTACACAGAAACAGgtaattttacttttaattgtGGTGTGCTGCATCATATTGAAAGAAGGGCTTTGTAGAAATTAGCTCTAACATATGACTTATTTTATGGACCTTAGGAACAAATTCCATGCACTAGGCAGCACAAAGGAGTTACTACTGGTACTATTTTCATCTTGCAAAAATTCTTTAACTGCTCACATTCAAAGGAAAATCTTAAAAGTTTTTGCTTATTCGGAAGTTAAAATTGGtgaaactgaggaaaaaggaCTGTACTTACCACAGTTAAGTACTGCAACATCCTCCCATCTACTCTGGATTCATGAAACTGGTCTTTATACTGGGGTAAGCCAATGTCATCAAGCCACCCTGCAGATATGAGAGCAATGGGCAACCAAATCCAGATTGGTGAGAATGAAGCCCTCCTCCCCTCTTGCCTGGCCTGGCTTCTTTAGAGGCATGCAGGTGGCTCATTCTGCCTGTTCCCCTTTCCTGAGGACAGCCTTTTGCCAGCAGCCTGAAAGCAATTCCCATCAAGCAGCTTTGCCCACACCAGCCCTGTGATATTTGACACGCAGCAGGTGATGGAGCACATCTTCTGCAGCACAGTGGAGCTCTTCCTAGACTGAGCCCACCCATCTGATTTCCTGCTGTCTGACAGAGTTCTCCATAGCATACCGCAAGCTTTAGGTCTGTGTGTCAAGAACAACACAAAAATCCTCAATTCTTCTATGGGGAAACTTagtgttttttaaaagatgtttgGTAACTGCTAAAAACATGAGTCAGGCTGCCCTTTCATAGAGGTGGGAGAAATTCCCTCCCAAACAACTCCAAACACTTACGTGTCACCCAGATATGATCAAGTTGTGCAGACTTCTCATCTTGTTTTGCATTTATAGCTTTAATGGCCAAAACCAATTTCTTCCTGTGGAGTGGATGCTTTATCCCCATTTCctgcaacaacaacaaaaaaaaaacattaacaaAGACTTTGCCCTGCCTCTGGTTCCTTTCCTCACGTGAGGTAACTATGAAAATTGATACTTTGGATTTCAGAAAGGTAGAGCCAATGGTTTGGAGGGGCTTGGTGGGACAGAACCAGGAGGTAGAGAGAAGCAGTGAGTACCTTTTCCATGTCCTGAGGTGTGGCAGTCAGCAGCGTGTGGCCTGACGTCACCCACTGCCGGGCAAAAATCACATACTGGCCCAGGCCAAAGTCCTCAAGCCAGTTACAAACCCTCTCGGTGCTCCACTGAGCAAACGGGGCGTTGTGGTCGCTGAAAAagcacaagaaagattgggaaaatctcaaaggaaagaaggaattGGAAAGCTCATGGTGTGCCAGAGGCAGCACCACAGCAGATCTGTTCTGGGCTGTCCTGGGAATTTGGCAGCCCAGCCACAACCTGTGAACAGTTGCAGGGCAGATAAGAATTTCCCATCTTCTGTTTTAAAAGGGGGGGAAGGGAATTGCTGAATCCTCGTCATTATGCAGATGAGGAGATGATTATTCTCCTTGCTCTTTAAAAAGGTGAAATCTTTGACCCTCCACCAAGCAGCCAGTGCTGCAACTTGCAGGCAGGGAAGATTCTCAAGGACAATTTTTGCAACCAGAGAAATTCTTTCCAGCTGTTGTGGAATTCCACAGCGCTTGGGCAAAACTCCCCAAGAGGAGGGAGTTTGGCTACGTTGGGCGCTTTTAACAGCAGCAGGGTGtggcagggggaggaggaaCCTTTACCTCTTCTGGCCTTTGGTGTCCTTGGAGCGGGATAAGCGAGGTCCAGCTGTAGCCCGGAGCCCTCCCCTTCGAAACTCTGCCAGCCCCAGGTCGTCTGCAGGGAAGTTACCTGACTGAGTTCTTCGGATTCTTGCAAGACAAGAGTGCCACGACAGGACTGTTAGCTGCTGCCAGAAGAGGTTTGTTCTGCATGGAAACTACAGTGACAACTAGCAGCTCCGTGCATCTCCCTGGAAACCACAAATGCCAGATTCCACAGGCAGCTGAAGGAGTTCGAGGAAACTCAGCCTGGACCTAACTCTGGTGGAAAATAAAGGAGctccacagagcagctgtaACACTTTGAGCCAATTAGTAATTCAAATTTGGAAATGGATTGCTGAAGCATATTGAGTGGACAGAGTGCAACTGTGCCCTGCTTTCTGttccttctgttttcccttatttttttaCCTGGTGTCTTTCGTAATGAGCAAATTGctacaatttaatttttcatggcTAATTAAACTGCTGGCATGCTAAATTAATAGCATTAAGAGGAGAGCAGTGCCTTATTTCTTTCACCAGCATGATGCTGTGAACACTCCCAATATTTTTTCCACCCCATAGTGTACATAAGAACACACCTGTGCCATCCCAAAGCTGCTTTTGCTCCCCAAATTTTAGGTTCTTCTTGCTACAGATAATTGTAGATTTTGCCGGGAATTAATTCTCAGCTGAAATGCTTTGAcaatgaataataataataaaaaaaagaccTTACTTTCCCCAGATTTTCTTGATGCCTTTTGGActctttctgttttctggaGACCACGGAGATTGTGGACTCGAATCCGTTCCCGAAGAGAGAGGTGAAAGGTCATCTGAGACCACTGTGCCATCCATGTTCTCTGTTTCTCCTGGGTTAAGAACAGTATTACAGTCACATTTTATACTCATTGTTGATAAAGTTGTTGTCTGGGAGGCTGATGTTTAAATGCAGAACGTGATATGAAAGTAGAGATACTtataaaatcattattttattgtaaaaaaccaaaaacgCTCAGAAGGTGAAAAAATAGCTGGacacttgattaaaaaaaataaaacattgggtaaaataattctgttattTCAGTCTTTTCTATTTAACTATGTTATTTGAATTAGTTTAAGGTCTTCTTGCCTGCTCTTAATACCTCAACTCCTCCATCAAAACCAGTGGGAATTTTCCTAAATTCAGTGAAAACATAACGAATCAGGAATAAGTGTCATAAAAAGAAACCCCATGTGAATGCCACACAGCAGGAGCTATTACTTCATTTCAGTACTGCATGTAAAGGAGTTCAGTCTAGAGGGCCCAGCTGGGATTATTATTTCGTagggaaagggagggagaaaggaaggaaacaaagtGAGCAGCAAAGGAGAGTTAAAGTTGCATCTTGTTTGGATACAGTACCTAGTGCAGGCGCACTGACACTCCTGCTGCGATCTTCAGTCATCCCAAGAAGCAGAAAGCCAGATGGAGGAGCAAAGAAGATACAAAACACCAGCAAAATAAAGTTACAGAAGGGCAAAGTGGTTAAGCTAAGcattaaaagcagaaacaaaaagaaaaagaagcagctgTGCTTGACGTGGAAGTGAATACGCACAAGCCCTGGGAGCTCTGTACAGATCATCTTAAACAGGTGGGGATGCTAATGGATCTGTTTGGGCTTTCCTAAGTATTCTTGCAAAGTTTCAGCTCTTTAAGCAAAGACTACAGGGCTCTATGAAGCCTGCAGAGTATCTGAAATGAAGCAGTGGCTAAGATTACATTGAATTGCTCTGAAGCACAGAATTGGAGGTGGAATGAATTCACTGCATGTGCAAGAAACAAACCAACCcgcagaaaaaaattctcttaaaTCAGTGTATTTAAGAAGCCATTGCTTGTTTCaagaaaaaggaacattttcttCACAAACTCACCCACCCTTGGATAATCCTGCAGTTAAAGACACTGCAGCATGGCTCATGCATTGCCTACAAAGTTGCCATCACAGAAAAGCTCTTTGAAAACTCCTAAACAACCACAGCCTATTGCAACCTTGAAGTTGCAGTGTGCTAGCAGCTTTAGGGACCACAAGGCCCTAAAATTAACCAACCCCCACCAAAGAAAAAATACTacagccaaacaaaaaaaccatcACTGTAACTTTTAAAGTGCAGAAAGACTTCAGAATTACAAGGGTTACTCTTGTGCCTGAGCTCCCAAGATCTTCAGTCCTAAAAAAATACCTGGTCCTGTGCCTCACTCTTAACACCTTTTTGTCAACAAATCTGTGCTTAAGGTGccactgaaaagaaattaatacagGATTCCACAGGCCTGTGGTTGTGGAATGGAAATATATTTGTAGTTGCAAAATCCACGGATGTTTTTCTGCATGcagtatatttaattttcactaGTGGGTCCCCCACAACTAAGGAACCAACAGAGCTGATAGAGGGATTTTTACCCAAAATGTTCATGCTTTTTGATGGTTGTACTGTGAAGTTTCAAATGGTATTGTCAGGtgcaacagagaaaaaaaaccctcaaaattaAACCCATTCTTCCATGAACTATGGGAATATTTCTGgtatttgttaaaaaaagaaaaaagaaaaaaagtagtaGTCGGACATTCCTTGAGTGAAGCATGTGAACATCACAGTGCATTGTTCTGGCACAGCAGATTCTATCCCACTTTATGTCCCAAACCCTCAAAGAGTTTGGAGGAGAGAGGCACAGGTACATACTCAGGCCAGGGATGCTGTTGTCATCGTTGTCACTCGTGCCACACCCCTCTGGGGAGCTGTACATCCCCTGCTCTCCGTTCTGCAGGGCTCGGGGCAGCTTTCCTGGCAGCGTTTGGTACTTGCtgcctttccccactggcttACTCTGCTGTTTTTAAAAGAGGGAAAGATAAAATAAGTACAAATTGCTCCCAGCATCTGCAATCCGGTTCACAATGTTCTTAAAGCTGAGAAAAACGTATGGTTCAAAATGACTCCACTCCCTGCAAATTCCTGCTTACAGATAACTCAGTTTAAACCCATCCATCAGCTGAGACACAGCCTTGCCTTCCCTCATCTGCTCCTCCCACTTCATCCACTCTGCGttactttaaaatatatgttaaaTATTACCTGGTTTTGCCATAAGAATTTTTCTAGCCGTCTCTCTTTCCTCCAGGACCCTGCCACTATTTAATTGTTTAATCTTTTCATGGTCAACTTTCATAGCACCAAATATGTGTTTAGTTACTTCTCAGATCATTTTTTCTCCACCAGACTTTATGTGCTTCTGCCTCACAACTGTATCTCAGGAATTCAACCCAAAAGTATTGGTACACCTCAAATTTTCACAAGCGTATTTCCTACCACCATTAATAAGAGTAAAAGAATCAAAACCAAAGTTAGGATACAGAAATATAAGTTTTGTAAGGACAAAAGTATCTTTGCATAGTCAGAATTTTAAatgtgaagtttttttttttgtttggtttgttttttttttttaataattacagTTAAACATAATTGCCAGTTCTATCACAGAACCTAATTTTCCTTGCATTCAAGTGATATCTACTTGGGCACCTTGCTCCTTTCACAAGGGCAGATGAAATATTCCTATAAATCTGATGGATTTGAGCCTTATAAGTTACTTTTCCAGGCAAAGCATGTGTTTCACAGAAGTACTTTTGCCTACAGTTTTGGAAATGGCTTGTTGGGATTTCTTCAATGCTGAACCCAGATGAAGAGATGGACAAGCCAACACTGGGTGAAAGCTGTAGGACAGGGATGCTTTTTGAGACAAGCAGTGaacctgcagctccagctgacaTTATTAGGGGGAATGGtgtgttttgaaataaattccCTATGATAAATGTTTCAGTATCAGAACAGAGGTTTCATAGGAGAACTTTGCACTGGAAATATGCAAACTATATTTAGTACAGAGGAACATACAGTGTGCTTATTCAGTAAACCCCATCCCAACAACATTTTTTCAAAACATTGTGACAGGATGACACGTTAAAAATTCTATGAGATAACCACTGCTTTATCTGTTCTTATTCCAAGGCCTAGAGGATTCTTTGGATACAACTGCAGGCCAGATTGCTCAGTTCCTCAACTCTCCTGCTCTTTTTTGGCAACTGCAGGAGTACATCCTGACTTGTACCAAAACTATTGTAAGAGTAGAGAAATTGTGTCTTACATCAGCAGTGAGACTGACTGACCTCAGCTTCATGTAACAAACTTagattaaaagtaaaaaaccaaaaagatttCCCTCTCAAATCTTTACCCCCTGTGTTGTTTGTCAGCACTGGAACTATGCAAACAttttgaagagaaaatgaaTATAAAATGCAAACCAGGCATACCATCACAGCACATCACAGCACACCCCACCAGAGAATTGTTAGGGAAGGTTGCAGTTAATATACCTCTTGTTCTACAACAGGCTGTGCTGGTTTTCCATCTACATACTATGGAGTTTCAGGGAGGGCAATTTCAAAGTTTTGTGGAAAAAAGCAACAGACAAATGTTAGTATTAACATACATACATGGAACATCAAATGTAGTCTTATTGCTATAGAGATGGTGCTTAACATATGGACAATATATTACAAGGACTGTTACCTCTTAATTTCATCTCAATCCAATATTTAATACTACCTGTGTTTGTTCATTCCCCACTCTACAAAATTCCTGTTTATGTTCTGTCGTGATCAAAGGAATTTTGCTATTTTCAGGTTTCTGGGTGGTCCTTTTAGAGTTGCATTGAGCTGGGAACACAACAGCTGTTTAACAGACCAATATGAAAACAGCTGACATAAAATAATACACACAATCCTGTATGGATCCAGCTGAAACCACAAAGAGCTCCGACAGAAACCAAGTGATAAAAATTCCACCACAGTTAGGTCAGGGACACCAATGtggtttattattttattattattattattgctagAAGCAGTGGGAATTTAAGCTTTGAGCATGGCAGAATAACACCAGCATAAATGTGTAGGTCCAGCCTTATCACAGCATATCACAGAGATAAATTCAGACTTTTGGTTTAAGACAAGAAAATAACTGAAAGTTGCAACAAGAAAACCTTTATCAATTCTTCATGGAATGAAATGTTAGGTCTGATTTGTTACGTGTGTGACTAGAATCAAATAAATGCAGCACAAATTTCACAAGTTTCATTTTACTTGGTCAGTATCATCTCTATCAattcaagaaaaatattaaaatattttttaaaaatttaaaaattcaaaaattgGAGCAATCATATGACTGGTATCTGATTTCAATGGCATTACTGGGTCTAGATCACCTGGTACTAAGCCTAATTTGAGtacagaaaacaacaacaatctCACAAAGTGGAATTTTAAAAGTGCAGAAAAATGTCAGTGTACATAATGACAAAACAGGACTGTGGACCACAATGTAACAAGACTTTGCAAATTGGGAAGTTTTATTCTGGGGTGGAATGAAAGCCCTTGaagtgctcctgctgctgtaaCTAAGGCAGCATCGCTGCCACCTTCAGGAATGCTAATTTGGATCAGGGAAAACACTGTTACATGCACACACCCAAAAAGGAATCCTAGCTGGAAATACCCAGTCCCAACATTTAGCTACTTTCAGGATTAGCTGCCTTAATATTTTTGATGAtatggaagtaaaaaaaaaaaacttaaaaaaaatctataaacaAAATAATACTGCAGTTTAACAAAATGATTCCTTGTTATTTCTTGTATTtcacttaaatatttttgtttctttaaggaCCAAAACTGAATTTGAAGGTGTCCACATGAGTGTGTCAACCAGTTTTGAAggtgggggggaaaaagaacCTGAGCTGTTTTAGGGCTCCTTCCCCACATACAGAGTTAGTGGTGGTTAAAGTTACTATAAGTATAacaaaaagaatatttatacTTGATCTTTGTCTTTTAGCTGTGACATTAAACATCAGAAGCTGTGATTACAGATAAACCAACCTTTTCCAAGGATTCGCTCTGCAAGTCTTCTAAACtacttgacttttttttctgtggaagcCTTAAGAAAGGGACAGGCAGAAGAGCAGCAGttaataaaacatgtttgtttgCACAGCAGCTGCATAAGCCACACAATGTCTGCATCAAACCTAGCTCAGAATTAAAagattcatttattttattgtggTTTTAGTGCAGTGAAAGGCAGCCAGGCCCAGTGGGCAGCTGTAGCCTTGTATCTCTAGGTGGTTTAACAAGCACATTTTAACAAAAACTCTCTGTGAGCAGTGTGCAACATTaaggtattttaaaaaggaaaattattttacatttcaatGACAGTTACTCATTGTTACCTATTTGTGACTTCCAACGATTCTTCCTGCTGAGAGTTTAAATTACTTGGAGGTACTGGAATGCTTCCactttaaatagaaataaacttatataaaaatatagaaaatatgaTATATAAACATAAACACATAAATATAGTTTatatcaataaataaaatataaatctatataatgaatttatatttttatatataatatatataatatagtataagaTAGTATAAGATAGTATAAATTCTTATCTATAAcatatttataatataaatatatttatattataaaaatatttacatataaaatatattacatataaaaatgCTGCTTTATCCCTATAATTTAAACCTTAAACATCTAAGTATTGCAAACCTCCACACAAGCACAGCTTTCACAATGCCCAAAACTGCAGCAAAGCCAAGAACAGTCAAGAGAAGATGCCAACAGTTAAATAACTCATAATACAATTTATTATCCAAATAGTAGAATTTTTAGCACCACAGGAGAAAGAAAGGTCTTGCCTGATTTCCATGGCTTTGTGTGGTACTGGAGGGAGCACAGCTGGTGACAATTCTCCTGCAGAGGCCTGGGTAAGATACAAGAGTTTCAAGCTTGTAGTTGTGGTGTTTTCTGCTGAATCTACTGTGCCCATaccaagaaatacaaaaattcgACCAGGGCTGACCTCTCACCCACATTACTACAGAgaaatcaacagaaaaaaatcatctgtaTGGCAGAACCTGCTTCTAGAACATCTATACCTCTGTTTTTAGTAATTCTCCTTGTGAGTTATTCAGAAGATTCCACTTCCTTAAAGTTGCCTCAAGTTCCTCTTCGCTGCCACCAGAGACAGGAGAGCCTGAAACATTAGAGAGCAGAAgtagaaagggagaaaaacaggaaaagtttGCTTTCTGCAGTATCAGGTCATCAATCCAGAGCATCATGGCTTGTTCCTTGCTTCTTTTTATTGATTTACTTAATGAACGTTCAGAGAGAGATTTACTCTCATTCCCTGTTTTTGTGTGTTAAACACATTTACTCTCATTCCCTATTTTTGTGTGTTAAACACAAGTTTCCATTCTGCCATGCAAGGCCTAAAAATATTGTTATTGCTTGTTCATGTGATGGTGTGCATGGAACAAAACTGTCCTTTCAGAAGGTCAAGGGTCCCAGATTCAAGTCAGTGCTGAAAATTATGGTGGTAACTTAAAATTAGATTGTCCTAAAACCCACTCCACTTCCTACAGTGTCAATGAGAAATGGGacagggattttttcccccccaccccagatTTCGAAGTTAAATACACAGAATTGTGTGCAGCAAAGCAATGTGGGTTTTCAGTTGttcctccaaaaaaaaatttgtctCATCAGCTGTCAGGGTTTTCCTTAGTGGAAGGGAAATGAGTTCTCCCTCTCATTTATGGATTATTTTATGCTGTGAAATATGGCTGATGGTCACAGGTCATAATGGTCACAGGAAACACCAcataaactaaaaataaaatcaggaaaTTATTCACAAGCCATTTTACCATGAGCTGCAATCATTATGTCCTTGACCCTCCTGTACTGGCTCAGCAGCAGTGTCAGCTCCTCTAT carries:
- the PPFIBP2 gene encoding liprin-beta-2 isoform X6; this translates as MISSTSDKSQVNHHSSNNETYQERLARLEGDKESLILQVSVLTDQVEAQGEKIRDLEICLEGHQLKLNATEEMLQQELLSRTSLETQKLDLMAEVSDLKIKLVGMEKEQSEYEEKQNKAEGLLQELRHLKIKVEELENERNQYEWKLKATKAEIAQLQEQLALKDAEIERLQSQLSRTSSYTEVAEREEVYRRRLKEKHQEVQRLKIGMETLLAANEEKDRRIEELTLLLSQYRRVKDIMIAAHGSPVSGGSEEELEATLRKWNLLNNSQGELLKTEASAGELSPAVLPPVPHKAMEISGSIPVPPSNLNSQQEESLEVTNRLPQKKKSSSLEDLQSESLEKYVDGKPAQPVVEQEQSKPVGKGSKYQTLPGKLPRALQNGEQGMYSSPEGCGTSDNDDNSIPGLNRSRSVSAPALGETENMDGTVVSDDLSPLSSGTDSSPQSPWSPENRKSPKGIKKIWGKIRRTQSGNFPADDLGLAEFRRGGLRATAGPRLSRSKDTKGQKSDHNAPFAQWSTERVCNWLEDFGLGQYVIFARQWVTSGHTLLTATPQDMEKEMGIKHPLHRKKLVLAIKAINAKQDEKSAQLDHIWVTRWLDDIGLPQYKDQFHESRVDGRMLQYLTVNDLLFLKVTSQLHHLSIKCAIHVLHVNGFNPHCLRRRPVEENSVSPSDVVQWSNHRVMEWLRSVDLAEYAPNLRGSGVHGGLIILEPRFNGDTLAMLLNIPPQKTLLRRHLTTNFNVLIGPEAQQEKRETMESAAYTPLTTTAKVRPKKLGFSHFGNLRKKKFDESTDYICPMDTSPVATNGTSKNYGGYKGLSPFTDRELDQMEHSEGTVMQIGALSQGITHLTTLLSQDEMLNDSRFLTPTFEDWR